A stretch of DNA from bacterium:
AGGTACAGGGGGCCGCTGTTGCCGCCGGGCACGGCCGCGTCGGCGAAGACCGTGGTGGGGCCGCCGAGGGCGGCCAGCCGCGCCTCGCCGGCGCCGTCGCGGTAGATCTCCAGGCGCAGCCAGTTGCTGCTGTCCTGGTACACGACGATGCCCTCCTGGGACTCGGCCACGTCGAGGAAGGAATTGAATTTGACTTCGGCGGTGAAGTCGGTGTCGGTCACCGGCTGCATGAGCCGCGGGGCGTCGACGTTCGTCTGCCAGATCTCGTGGGGCGCGCCGCCCGGCACGGAGATGGTCAGCACCGCATCGTCGGAGTAGCCGCCCTGCAGGCCCACCGCGCCCCCGTCGGACAGGGGGTCGAAGAAGGTCCAGACGGGGTCGATGGCGCACCCGTTGAAATCGTCGGGGGCGAACTGGGCGGCGGCAGGTCCGGCCACGGCGGCCACCGCCACCAGGGCGAGGGCCGTCAGGGACCACCGACCGATCATCCTTGAAATCGCGTGCTTGATCATCGTATCCGTTCCTGCCGATGAGGAGATCCGGGACCCGTTCGCCGGCATCCGGCGGCGCCGTGTCCGATACGCCGGACCGGTGGCTTGTGCGGGGCCCCGGTCGGTTCGGTTCGTATGCGGTTCACGCGGGTCTTGCAACTCTCGGCGACCCGATCCCCCGTGCCCGGCTTTTCCTCTTCGGCCCGGCACTTCTTCAGGTCGCAGGGATCGATTATACACGAACCGCCGAAAAAAGGCAGAAAAATATTCCTATAGATCAAAAAAATATGCGGCTGTGGTGGGTCAAAAATGGGACGGTGGCGGGTTCGACAGGCGATTGCGGCCCATCATCTTGGGCCGGTCTCTCGCGGAATCGTGAACTCTTGGAACCGACTTTCTTTGTTCATAATGGGCGAACGCGACGGTGGGGGGCCGGTTTTCGGCGGGACGGAGACCGGCGTCCGCCCCTGATCCGGGCCGCGGCCGATTGGCATGGCGCGTGTCCCGGTCATGTCTTATCATGCGCCTGTCATGGCGCGGGACGGTTCCCTCGGGGGAGGGGCCGTGTCCCCGGCCCCCACGGACCCCGGACACCGCCAACAGGAAACGGACCGATTCCATGCGCATCGCCTTCGTGGCCCAACCCATCGATCCGGTGCTGCCCCCGCATCAGAACTCGATCGGCCTGATCATCCACCACACGGCCTGCCGGCTCGCCGCCGAGCACGACGTGACGATCTTCGTCAACGCGCGCCACAACGATCCGGCCAACGTCCCGGACGACGGGATCACCTACCGGTTCGTGTCCGACTGGCCGGACACGCCGGTGCTGGACTTCCTCGGCCGGTTTCCCAACCGTTTCCCCCAGTCCGCCATCGTGGCGTCGGACCACTACTACCGCGGCTACGCCGGTCGGGTGGCCGGGGGCCTGGCGCGGGGGAACTACGACTGGGTCCACGTGCTGAACTTCTCCCAGTTCATGCCGCTCTTCAAGCGCCGCGCGCCCCGCTCGCGCTTCGCCCTCGAGATGCAGTGCGAGTGGCTGACCCAGTTTCCGCCCGCCGCGGTGCGTCGCCGCGTGCAGGACGTCGATCTGATCACCGGTTCGAGCGGCTACATCGCCCGGCTCATCAGGGACCGGTACCCCGAAATCGCCGACCGCTGCCACACGCTCTACAACGGCTACGACGACGAGCGCTTCTCGCCCGGGGAGCCCCGCGGCGACGCGCGGCCGACCCGCATCGTCTTTGTCGGACGGGTCTCGCCCGAGAAGGGCATCCACACCCTCCTGGACGCCATGGAGCGGGTGGTGGCCGAGCGGCCGGACGCCCATCTGGACCTGGTCGGACCGCTCGGGGCCCTGCCCCTGGCCTACATCGTCGGCATCAGCGAGGATCCGAAGGTGCAGGCGCTGGCGGCCTACTACGACGGCCAGGTGTGCACCGACTACGAGGCCTACCTGCGCGAACGGGCGGGCCGGTCGCCCCTGGCGGGGCACGTGACGTTCGTGGGCGGCGTCCCCCAGGCCGAGTTGTGCGACTGGTACCGCCGCAGCGACGTGCTGGCGAATCCGTCGTTCAGCGAGTCATTCGGCATGAGCCTGGTCGAGGGCATGGCCACGGGCCTGCCGGCGGTGGCCACCCGCATCGGCGGCATGCCGGAGATCGTGGTGCCCGGGGAAACGGGGCATCTGCGGGAGTCCGGCGATGCCGCAGGGCTGGCGGCCGACCTGCTGGATTGCCTGCAGAGCGCGGCGCGACGCGACGAACTGGGAGCGGCCGGCCTGCGGCGCGCCCGCGAGGTGTTCACCTGGGAGGCCCGGGCCCGCACCCTGGCCGACCTGTTTTCCTGATTCGGCGCCGCTGGCGTTCGCTTCTAAATCCGCCCATGGAAGTGCCGATACGATAGGCGTTTGAAGCCATGGCCGACGTCCGCCACCCGAGTCCGGCGGCTCCCGGCCACAACCGGAAGATGGAGACATGCAGCGCGATTCATTCGGCGAGTTCTGGCAGTACCGGGAACTGCTCATGTTCATGGTGTGGCGCGACCTGAAGGTGCGCTACAAGCAGACCCTGCTGGGGGTGGCCTGGGCCGTGATCCAGCCGCTGGTCTCGACCCTGATCTTCTTCCTCTTCTTCGGCAAGATGGCCAAGATGCCCAGCGACGGCGTGCCCTATCCGGTGTTCGCGTATCTGGGCATGGTGGGCTGGACGTTCTTCTCCGGCGCCACCTCGTACGCCTCGAACAGCCTGGTCAACAACAGCCAGCTGCTGACGAAGGTCTACTTCCCGCGGCTGGTGATCCCCACCGCGGGTGTCCTGAGCCTGCTGCCGGACTTCCTGATCGGCGCCGTCGTCGGCGTCGTGATCATGCTCGTCTACGGCGTGCCCCTGGTGTGGACCTTCCTGCTGTGGCCCCTGATGCTGGTGCCCCTGACCATGGTCACGCTCGGCGTGAGCCTCATCCTCGCGACCCTGAACGTGCGCTACCGCGACATCAAGTACGCCATCCCGTTCATCCTGCAGATGTGGATGTTCCTGACGCCGCTGATCTACCCGACGAGCATCATCCCCGAGAAGTTCCGCTTCCTGAGCCTCATGAATCCCATGACCGGGGTCATCGACGCCTTCCGCTCGCTGGCCCTGCCGGACCGCCCGGTCAACTGGGAGACCCTGGGCATCTCCGTCGGGATCGGTCTCGTCATCCTGATCGCCGGCCTCGTGCATTTCCGCCGCGCGGAACGCGAGTTCGCCGACGTCATCTGAGCCGGGAGCGGGAGCCGCGGACATGGTCGCCATCGACGTCAAGAACATCTGCAAGCAGTACCGGCTGGGGGAGTTCCTCCAGGGGGACACCATGCTGCGCGAGGCCCTCGTGAACTTCGTGCGCAACGCCCGCGGGCGGTCGCGCCGGGAGATCGAGTCGATCTGGGCCCTGCGGGACATCAGCTTCCGCATCGACCAGGGCGAGGTCGTGGGCCTGGTCGGCCGCAACGGCGCCGGCAAGAGCACCCTGCTCAAGGTGCTCTCGCGCATCACGTACCCGACCTCCGGGGGCTTCGATGTCCATGGGCGCCTGGCCGCCATGCTCGAGGTGGGCACCGGCTTCCACGAGGAGCTCACCGGCCGCGAGAACATCTACATGAACGGCTCGATCATGGGCATGAAGCGCGACGAGATCACCGCGAAGATCGACCAGATCGTGGCCTTCGCCGGCGTCGAGGCCTTCATCGACACGCCCATCAAGCGCTACAGCTCGGGCATGCGCCTGCGGCTCGGCTTCGCCGTGGCGGCCCACCTCGAGCCGGACATCCTGCTCGTCGACGAGGTGCTCGCCGTGGGCGACGCCGAGTTCCAGAAGAAGTGCCTGCAGACCATGGACGACCTGCGCGGGGGCGGGCGCACCGTCATCTTCGTCTCCCACAACATGGCCGCCGTGGAGAACCTGTGCCAGCGGGTGATCTGGATCGACAAGGGCCAGGTGCGCATGGACGGCCCCGCGGAGGAGGTCGTGCGCGCCTACATGGGCACCTTCTCCACCTCGCAGGGCGGCGGCGCCGACCTGGCGCAGATCGACTCGCGCCACGGCACGGGGGAGATCCGGCTGGCCGGTGTCGACTTCCTCGACGGCGCGGGCCAGACCAAGAACTTCATCCGCTCGGGCGACGCGCTCACCGTGCGGCTGAGCACCGAGGCCCGCACCGAGGTGCGCGACCTGCATGTGGGCCTGGAGATCCGCAACGAGCTGGGCATGCTGCTGTCGATCACGAACAACTGGATGACGGGGCCGAGCCTGCCGCGGGTGGCGCCGGGCGCGCACGTGTACGACCTGGACATCGACTTCCTCAACCTGATGCCCGGTCGCTACTACCTCACGGCCTGGCTCAAGGGCCCGGACAGCAAGGACTTCGACCTGCTCGAGAACTGCGTCCTGATGGACGTCGAGACCTCGGACTACTACGGCACCGGCCGCGGCGTCGACCCGCGCTTCGGCATCATCTTCCAGCAGGCCCGCTGGCGGGCGGACGGCGCCCCGCGGGCCGGCGCCTGACGTGGCTGGCCTGCGCGGCATCGCGATCTCGCTGGTCGAGGCGATCGCCGCGGGCAGGAGCCGGCCCTTCGATGCGTCTGATCTCGCGCGCCCGGCCCTCGTCTTCGCCCCCCATCAGGACGACGAGACCCTCGGCTGCGGCGGTCTGATCGCCCTGAAACGGCGCGCCGGCGTGCCCGTGTCCGTGGTCTTCCTGACCGACGGCGCCACCTCCCACGCGACCCGGATGCCCGCCGACGAGCTCGTGGCGCGCCGCCGCGGCGAAGCCGTCGCCGCCTGCGCCGTCCTGGGCGTCGCCGCGGCGGACGTGCACTTCCTCGACCTGCCGGACGGCGAGCTGACCGGCCGGCTCGCCGCGGCGGCGGACGCCGCCGGCGGGGTGCTCGACGTCCATCCGGACCACGGGCAGGTCTTCGTGCCCTACGCCGGGGACACGACTCCCGATCACATCGCCGCGCGGGCGGCCGTCCTGGCGGCGCTGGGGGAGCGGCCCGAACGCGCGTGGACCGTGTTCGAGTACCCGGTCTGGTTCTGGCACCACTGGCCCTGGGCGCGGCCCGACCTGGCCCGCCGCCTGCAGTGGCCGGCCGCCGTGGCCCGCGGCCTGGGCGCGGCGGCTCCCATCGCCGCCGAACGGGAGCAGGTTTACCTGTACCCGAACCCGCTGCGGGGCGATGATGTGAAGATCCGGTTCTACAGCACCGGCACCGAGCCCGCGCGCTTCGCCCTCTTCAACCTGGAGGGCGAGCTGGTGGCCTCGCGCGAGACGGACGTCACCGCCGACGCGGTGAACGAGGCCGTCCTCACGTTGCCGGACCTCGCCAGCGGGCTCTATGTGGCCCGCCTCGAATTCGTCGGCCCCCGGGGCCGGGAGATCAGGACCCTCACCCTCGCGGTGGAGAAGTAGGGCCCCGCGAGGCCCGTGGGAGGAATCATGCACGCGATCACGAAGCACAGCCGACGCCTGGTGGCGCTCGCCCTCGTTCTGGCCGTCCTGCCGCTGGTGGTGCCGGCGGCTCCGGCCCGGGCCGAAGAGGAGACCGGACGGGCGGCGTGGCTGCTCGGCCGGGGACAATTGGAGGACCTGGCCCTGACCGGCCAGCGTTTCGAACAGGGCGAGATCGGGGGCGGCGGCGAAAGCCTCGAGGTGCCCGGACTGGAGGACGGCAAGGGGATCTCGGGCGCGTGGCCCGTCCTGATGTCGCTCGTCCTGCCGGGTGCGGGCGAGGTGGCCCTCGGCTACAAGCGCGGCTACTTCATGGCCGCGGCCGACATCTACGCCTGGACGCGCGTCGCCAAGTACCACGGCGACGGCAACGACATCAAGGAAGCGTACATCGCCTTCGCCAACGAGCACTACTCGGACGCCGACCTGGTGCGGGGCTACACCTCCGACCAGGTCTCGGCCGGCTACCGCTACGGCCAGGGGGCGACCTACTTCCCGGGTGTCGGCGCCATCAACAGCGAGAGCGAACTGGAGAACCTGCCGCTGTACGTGACCAAGGAAGACGACTTCCGCGAGTACTACGAGAACCTGGGCAAGTGGGACCAGTTCATCTTCGGCTGGGACGACTACGTGCGGCCCGACGACGCCATCAGCATCGGTGTCGTCTACACGCCCACCGGCGAGCGCGATCCCGACCTGCAGCAGCCGTGGGTTTCGAAGAACCGCGAGATCTACCGCGAGATGCGCGGGCAGTCGAACGACGCCTACAAGGACCGTGACCGCTGGCTGTACGTGAACATCGGCCTGCGGCTGGTGAGCGTGCTCCAGGTCGCCTACCTGCAGGGGCTGCTCGGCGGACGCGGCGGCGAGCTCGAGGTCTCGGGCCACGCGGTCGAGATCCGGGCCATCCCCATGGGCTTCGACGCGGGTTCGCTGTCGGCGTCGGTATCGTTCTAGATTCACCACCCCTGGCCAACCGGGAGGGCCGATCTTGGCGCACAGATTCATGCAGAGCACGGGCAGGCTGACCACCCTGGCGATCGTCGTGGTCGCCGTCGCGACCGCGGCCGGAGCGGCCCTGGCGGACAGCGGCGCCGAAGCGGCGTTCCTGCGCACCGAGTACCAGGTGCTCGGCGCCGGAGCCTCGAGCCGCTGGCAGGCCCGCGACACCCATTTCCAGATCGGCGGCGAGGAGAGCAACCGGAACCGGGAGTTCGGCTCGCCGGAGAAGCCGGAGGAGAAGGAGGCCCAGGTCGAGGGCCACCACTCGAACACCGGCGAGAAGGTGAAGGCCGGCCTGTACTCGGCGATCCTGCCGGGCGCCGGCCAGTACTACAACGGGCAGAAGTCGAAGGCCTACATCATGGGCGGCATCGAGGTCGCCATCTGGACGGCGTGGTTCGTCTTCGACGCCCAGGGCGACAACAAGCGCGACGACGCCGAGGAGTGGGCGGCCCTGTACGCCGGCACCAGCGGCGAGCACCCGGACAGCTACTGGCAGGACGTGGGGCACTTCGCCAACAGCGACTCCTACAACGAGTCGGTGCTGCGCGAGGCGCGGGCCCTGGGCGAGACGCCGTCCGGCCTGGTGAGCGGAGCCGACACCTGGCAGTGGGTGAACGACGACCGCCAGACCAGCTACCAGCAGCTGCGGGCCGACGGCAACGCGGCCTACGACCGGCGCGACTTCATGATCCTCTTCGCGGTGGTCAACCGGGTGGTGTCGGTGGTCGACGCGGTGATCGGCGCCGGCGGCAAGGCGGGCGCCATCGAGACCGAGGTCATGGGCCTGAACCTGGAAATGGAGATGCTGCCGTCGTGGCAGGATCCCGGGGCCCGCTGCGTCGTTTCGCGGAGCTTCTGATGCGGGCGCGCCGCACGGCCGGTGGCGGCGTCCCGGTGCGGGTCCGGGCCGGTGTCCTGACCCTCGTCGTGGCGGGCGGCGGCCTGCTGCTGGCGGCCTGTGCGCCGGGTCCCGACCCGACCGTGGGCACCGACGGAGCGCTGCCCGAGGCGTCCGGCACGCCGCGTCCGGGCTCGGCCGTGGCGGCGGTCGATTTCCTCTACGCCTACGAGAACCGGCCCAGCGAGCTGTACTACCCCATCGAGGGGCTCGGCGGCTGCGAGTTCAGCCCCGAGGGCACCCTCATCTTCACCGACGAGAAGCGTGGCAAGGTCTACGGCCGCGACGGCAACACGCGCACCTGGTACGAGTTCGACTCGCCCACGAGCCGACCCTACCAGCCCGTCGACGCGGCGGTGGACGGGTTCAAGGTGCTCGTCCTGGACCGGGGTTCCGGGCAGGTGAACCGGCACGACCTGAGCGGGGCATTCCTCGACGTGCTGGTCGACATCCGCCGGGTCGATCCCGTGATCCAGACCAGCCCGTCGGCCTTCGGGGTCGACCGCGACGGGCGCATGGCCCTCGCGGACCAGGCCCAGCAGCAGGTGCTGCTCCTCGACACGTTCCAGAACCTGACCATGCGCGTGGGCGATCCGGGCAGCCTGCGCGACCAGTTCACGGACCCCTCGGGCCTGACCTTCCTGCCCGACGGCAGCTTCCTCGTGGCCGACCGCGGCAACCGCCGTCTGGCCCACTACGGGCGCATGGGCTTCTTCGAGGCCAACTTCGGCGGCGACAACGTGCCGCGCAATCCGTTCCTGGCCCCCGAAGGCCTGGACTGCGACCGCCACGGCAACGTCTTCGTGGCCGACTCCGGCCTCGGCGTGGTCCACGTCCTGGGCCAGCGTCTCAACTACGCCTTCTCCTTCGGCGGCCCCCAGGACGGTGCGGGCGAAACGGTCGCCCCCGTCGACGTGTCCGTGGGCCCCGACGACCGGCTGGCCGTCACCGACCGGGGCCGGTCCGCCGTCCTGATCTACCGCATCGTCTACAACTGACATGGCGCGGGCCGCCGGCAGGGGCGCCGGGTCACGACGGGGGGCGCTCCCGGTGGTGCTGGCCTGTCTGGCTCTCGCCGGCCTGGCCGCGGGCGCCGCACGGGCCGAAGAGGACGGACCGTGGGTCGCCGAGACCGAGTTCCACCTGGTCCCGGCCGGCGGCCGGGCCCTGCAGCTGGCGCACGGCTTCATCGATCCGGGCTCGGTGCGGGTCGACGTGGACGGCGAAGCGTGGCAGGCCGAGGTCGATTTCCGGCTCCGCGCCCGCAGTGGTCTGCTCGTGCCCCAGCGCAACTGGGTGACGGCGGCGGCGGATTCGGCGGCGGCGCCGGCCAAAGCCCTGGTCATGGTGCGCTACCGCCACCTGGCGGTCCCGGTGCCGCCGCGACGCGACCTGCGGCCGGTGTCCCCGGCGCCCGATCCCCGCGGGGCCGCGGACGGGAGCCTCTTCCTGCCGCCGGCCGCCCCGGGCGCCTGGACGACCAGCCAGCTGCAGGTCTCGGGCTCGAAGACCGTCCAGGTCTCCAGCGGGAGCCGGCGCGAGATGACGGTCGACCAGAATCTCCGCCTGACCATCATGGGCCAGCTCACGCCGGAGATCGGCGTGCGCGCCTTCCTCTCGGACGACAACCTGCCCGTGGTGCCCGAGGGCAACACCGAAGAGCTGCGCGACATCGACAAGGTGCTCGTCGAGCTGACGGCGCCGAACTGGCGCGCCACCCTGGGCGACTTCGTGGCCGAGCGCACGGGCACCGTCTTCGGCGACTATCGGCGCAAGCTGCAGGGCATCTCCGTGCAGGCCGACCCGGGGCCGGCCCGGGCCGAGGTCCTGGCCGGCTCGCCGCGCGGGCGCTACCGCACCCTGCAGATCCGCGGCCAGGAGGCCAACCAGGGGCCCTACTACCTGGGCGGGGGCGGCGCCGCCGGCAATCTCTTCATCGTGGCCGGCAGCGAGCGCGTGAGCCTCGACGGCGAAGCGCTCACGCGGGGCGCCGACCGCGACTACGTCATCGACTACGTCACCGGCACGGTCACCTTCACCTACCGGCGCCTGGTCACCGCCGAGTCGACCATCGTCGTCGAGTTCGAGGAGGGCGAGGGGCCGTACGCCCGCACGGTGGTGGGCGGCGGCGCGGGCGTCGACTTCACCGTGCCCCTGCTGGGGGCCGCGGGACGCTTCGACGCGCGGGTGATCCGCGAGAGGGACGATCCGAGCCGGCTGCGCACCGGAGAGCTGGGCGACGACGACGAGGCCATCCTGGCCGGGGCCGGCGACGACCCGGCCCGCGCCGTGGCCCCGGGCGCCACGCCCACCTTGCCCGGCGAGGGAGACTACGACCAGGCCCTCGACGGCGCCAAGACCATCTACGTCTTCGACGAGACCGGCGGCGACTGGGCCCTGGAGACCTTCTACGTGGGGCCGGGCGAAGGGGACTACACCCTCGAGCGGCTCACCGAGACGGGCAAGAAGGTCTTCCGGCACGTGGGCGACGGCCTGGGCAGCTACCGGGTCGGGCGGCCCCTGCCCCTGCCCGGCCAGCAGAGCGTGGCCACCTTCGTGGCCGCCGTGGGCGACACCGCCGCCACCCATGTGCAGGCCGAGTGGAATCTGGGCCGCGAGGACGCGAACCAGCTCTCGGACCTGGATGACGGCGACGACAGCGGGGGCGCCGGTCACGTGCAGGCCGCCCTGCGCGACCGCGCCCTGGGGCCGGGCCGGGTCGACCTGCAGGCGGTGTGGGAACAGAAGGACGCGCGCTTCCGCGGCTTCCAGCTGCACAGGTCGATCTTCGACTACGCCGCCTGGGGCCTCGACGACCGCGCCCGGCGCGAGGGTTTCCTCCTGGAGTCCGAACGCGAGAGCCGGCTGGAGGGCGCCTGGCGGACCGGTGGACGGGACGACCGGCTGGAGATCTCCGGCCGCCTCGCCTCGCTGCGGCACGGCGACGACCTGGCCGCCGAGCAGGCCCAGGGGCAGCTGACCTGGAACTGGGCCGGAGGACGGGGTCGCCACCTGCTGCAGAAGGCGCGGGCCGACGACGCGGCCGACCCGCTCGCGATCCGGCGGGCCGAGCGGCGCCACGAGGTGAGCTGGAACGTCGGGCCGGTGGTGCCGCGGGTCCATCACACGCTCACGCGCTGGGAGGACGGCGCGCGCACCGGCGCCGCGGCGGGCGGCTTCCGCCTGGAGGAGTACGGCTGGCGCCTGGCGTCCCGCGACGGCGCGCGCCTGGCCTGGAACGTCGGCTTCGTGCGGGGCCTGGCCGACTCCCTGCGCGCCGACGGATGGGCGCGCGAACGCGACAGCCGCACCAGCCGCGCCGGCGTCACCACCGGCCGTTTCGCGGGCATGCGCCTCGTGGGCGAGGCCACCCTGCGCGAGACCCGCAGCCCGGGCGGCTCCGACCAGACCACCCGCCTCGGCCGC
This window harbors:
- a CDS encoding glycosyltransferase family 4 protein codes for the protein MRIAFVAQPIDPVLPPHQNSIGLIIHHTACRLAAEHDVTIFVNARHNDPANVPDDGITYRFVSDWPDTPVLDFLGRFPNRFPQSAIVASDHYYRGYAGRVAGGLARGNYDWVHVLNFSQFMPLFKRRAPRSRFALEMQCEWLTQFPPAAVRRRVQDVDLITGSSGYIARLIRDRYPEIADRCHTLYNGYDDERFSPGEPRGDARPTRIVFVGRVSPEKGIHTLLDAMERVVAERPDAHLDLVGPLGALPLAYIVGISEDPKVQALAAYYDGQVCTDYEAYLRERAGRSPLAGHVTFVGGVPQAELCDWYRRSDVLANPSFSESFGMSLVEGMATGLPAVATRIGGMPEIVVPGETGHLRESGDAAGLAADLLDCLQSAARRDELGAAGLRRAREVFTWEARARTLADLFS
- a CDS encoding ABC transporter permease, producing MQRDSFGEFWQYRELLMFMVWRDLKVRYKQTLLGVAWAVIQPLVSTLIFFLFFGKMAKMPSDGVPYPVFAYLGMVGWTFFSGATSYASNSLVNNSQLLTKVYFPRLVIPTAGVLSLLPDFLIGAVVGVVIMLVYGVPLVWTFLLWPLMLVPLTMVTLGVSLILATLNVRYRDIKYAIPFILQMWMFLTPLIYPTSIIPEKFRFLSLMNPMTGVIDAFRSLALPDRPVNWETLGISVGIGLVILIAGLVHFRRAEREFADVI
- a CDS encoding ABC transporter ATP-binding protein; the encoded protein is MVAIDVKNICKQYRLGEFLQGDTMLREALVNFVRNARGRSRREIESIWALRDISFRIDQGEVVGLVGRNGAGKSTLLKVLSRITYPTSGGFDVHGRLAAMLEVGTGFHEELTGRENIYMNGSIMGMKRDEITAKIDQIVAFAGVEAFIDTPIKRYSSGMRLRLGFAVAAHLEPDILLVDEVLAVGDAEFQKKCLQTMDDLRGGGRTVIFVSHNMAAVENLCQRVIWIDKGQVRMDGPAEEVVRAYMGTFSTSQGGGADLAQIDSRHGTGEIRLAGVDFLDGAGQTKNFIRSGDALTVRLSTEARTEVRDLHVGLEIRNELGMLLSITNNWMTGPSLPRVAPGAHVYDLDIDFLNLMPGRYYLTAWLKGPDSKDFDLLENCVLMDVETSDYYGTGRGVDPRFGIIFQQARWRADGAPRAGA
- a CDS encoding PIG-L family deacetylase, whose protein sequence is MAGLRGIAISLVEAIAAGRSRPFDASDLARPALVFAPHQDDETLGCGGLIALKRRAGVPVSVVFLTDGATSHATRMPADELVARRRGEAVAACAVLGVAAADVHFLDLPDGELTGRLAAAADAAGGVLDVHPDHGQVFVPYAGDTTPDHIAARAAVLAALGERPERAWTVFEYPVWFWHHWPWARPDLARRLQWPAAVARGLGAAAPIAAEREQVYLYPNPLRGDDVKIRFYSTGTEPARFALFNLEGELVASRETDVTADAVNEAVLTLPDLASGLYVARLEFVGPRGREIRTLTLAVEK